CGAATCTGACGTATCGgcacgaaaaacattggaagcgtctCATATAGTAGCCAAAAGTTCAATCATGAATCATGAATTATCGCGCTCATTACTAATGTCTTGTGGGATGACAGTGCGATTAAGTGATGGATTGCACGTgtcttgattttccaggctctgaataaggagacgacgccgaaacgttagccagaataaagatcgataacaGTGTTGGTTTACTCCAAGAAAAGTAGCACATGATTCCAGAAACATCTGAAAAGGATCCCAATATGTGATCCAAAATTGTGACTCTAACCAAACCTTTACTGTTCAAATGTTGACTGTGAAATTAGCCCTTGAAAAGTTGTTCTAATAAATATCTGGTCAAACTGTGTAGCAGAACAGAAAAGTTCACTTACCGCATTGATATTTGAAAGTGGTGGAccgaaaaaattctaaatgatGTAGTAAGTTCCCTAAATCAGGAAAGATCTACTCGACTGAATTTTATCTGCCCCCtctccctcctcctcctcctcctccaatCTGTTGTTTTTCCCTTGATTCCTTGATTCACTAACACCGAGgatgaattaaatttttcacaaCTGTCGCCACATTTTAATGAGGTTCATTAAGCTTTACCCAAAACCCAAGAGGATcttgagaaattgaaaaatagttATAATTGGAATATGCATCCTGCAGCGTCAGATGAGTGCCCCAACGATAGGAAAAATGGGGACGAAATGAGATCCAAGTGCGAAGTGGTGTGCCAGCGCCAAAAAGCAGTGAGATGGGTCCAGCAACGAAAGAGTGGTACGCCGGCACCAGAGAGGAGTGAGACGATGACAGAGTGCAACGGCGTCAGAGGGATACTCCTGCACTCGCGATTAGCCAGTGATAGCAATCAGGTTAGTGGTGCAAGGGGACCACAAAAAAGTGTTCGAGAAGTCCAGAACAACGATAGCGGTCGAATGGGAAACGATGAGTGTGTTGTGATTGCAAACGAACTAagcccatatcaagacctctGCGGGTTTCGATCTACAGGCGGATTGTCTCTTATGTGAAAGCACTTGTGAATGATGGTTTTGGTACGAGGTACGTTACCATTACATCACATGAGGTGAGCACTAATCGAGGTTTGGCCACCGCATATACAAACTGTCTGAATGCTAAGACGTTTTAGAAGTCATTTACAGATTTGACTTCCCAATCTTTGGCGATAACGCAAACGTTAGCTGGTAGTAAAGCACCTACAAATCTTGGCTACTGCTCAAGCCGTATCCGCGCTGCTGCACATCAGCGCATGTGTACTCCTCTGTACATTCATCCCATCATGATGCAACGTATTCAAAGTAATGATACACACACCAAAACAGCTTCTTAGATAGTAGCTAGCAGTTAATATGATCCTATGTGAAACCCCTATCTTTATCATTATGGTTGTGACGACTGTatcgttcttcttttccacaacctagaagaagagaaggaaagaagtgcCTCGGCTACTTCGAATAATGGTAGCATATTCGTCTAAAGCGATTAAGTCCATGCACGGCGGCTGGCTAGCATCTGCATCTTTAACCTGTTCTCCAATTCCACACATTCTCCTGCTGTTCTATCTTCTCCTAACGCCCAAAAGCACATGTCCACCTGTACggcacattcaagaaaaaaatctgttccaGGAAACGTGATTACTAATTCTAGAGATTTCTTATTGCCTCGAAACTTTCTTCACTCACGATTATCATTTCTTGTCTTGtatgttttatttcataataGTCATCAGTAGCGAATATCGTATTGGTGTTTATGATTAATCAAGTTATTAGAGTTTAATTTATATATGTGAAAGATTATttgtgaaagaataaaaacaacgttTGATTTGTTTACAAACCAGACAAATGTATCTCTGAGACAATAAAGATTGTatctttgatttatttatgttgTGAAAAAGGTCAAAGGTAAAATTCACTCCTTGTCTGTCGGACTGAAATTGGATGGTTGGTCAGACTGAGAATCGTCCCTCTCAAAGTTCTTCCTGGTGTTCCTCAACAGCCGCCACAAATAGTGTACGCGATAAGTGCAAACTTCAAGGCTATTGCAAATCCTACGGTAGCAGCTAATTGTTTTTTAGAGTCGCCTTGTCCATGTAGTAGCTTGGCGCACTGCGGCGCGATACACGGTGGTTAAAAGcgtcaacccacgaatctgaggtggcacggatttcaggtgtagtattcgtatacgggatcgtagattatgaagaggtgggtgattccgtccatttcttgctaattggcgtaaaaaacggcccggaagatgcagcgcgtgcgcacagctggcgcgctccaattgaactcgttgtacaaaacagcgcgccagaacgctcgaagccgtacttTCCAGggcgtttttacggcaattaggaagaaatggacgaaatcacctctctctccttaatctacgatcccgtatacgaatactccacctgaaatccaccaccaccttagattcgtgaagtgatgcctttaaatctaaTCACTGGAATCAATTGGATTTGGTTTCTTGAGGATAAACCACAATAATAAAGAAGTGAGGTTACCGACAAAGGTTTCCAGTTGATCAGTTTTCATCTAAaccaataaattattttactaGGCATTTTAATTCCGCGGGTGCTTGAGAGCGATGAcgttaaagaaaataaagtagaagTATAATATAGATAGTAGAGATAGAAAgattatagaaaaatagaaagtaaaTGATTATCTGATGAACCAAGTGCCCcctccccccaaaaaaaaacttcctcacTTTCTTGAAAAGAACGCTCATTTCTCAAactttagtatttttttcctgctaaGTTGTATACTGTTGCTTTTAAATGTTGATttctttattctattctatgttATAGCCATCCACTTCAATTACCAATTCCagtaataaacagaaaaactaatgtgtaaaaaaaaccattgtcTTTAAAATCTTACTGCTTTAGCCAATAAGAAATTTCTAGCATTGGTTCGTTAAAAGGTGGATCTCTAGAAGGATCACTAGGAGATCTCTAAATGGAGGAAACGATAGATCACGCAATGGAGTCGGAATAAAGTATATTTCGTGCTGAGGACACCTGAGTCCACAAAGCACGCGAGAACGATAGATCATAGCTTCAGGGAGTGTCTACATTACGCTAGTGGGCTTCTGGTTAAAgaggtgggaaaaaaattaaaaaaaaaacaataaatacatCTAGAATGGTGTAAACAATTTGTCGACTCAAATGTTTGGTAGCAGCACTTGTATTACGCCTGAGACGGTGATGAGAATGAAAATTGTAGTAATATATCTATTTTCTAATCTACATTTTAaaatcgaaactttttttcctttttcttttttgtatctcGATCTTTGCACAATAACTTTCTGGCTTCGGACGGATCACAACTGGAGTTCATCAGTCTAAAAGcttgtcaattttttcttctttcttttgcttcttttttttcaaagaaaaaagcttttcCCTCGGAAAAAGGAACGAGTGAAGTAAGCTTTTCTGGCTTATCCATAATTTAGAAAAGTCGCCACACTAGtgagtcgaaaaaaaattcatccaGCCAAAGTATGGAGAGGAAAATCACccttcggagaaaaaaaaacaaagaaaatcgcaaCAGCGTCTCTACGCGATATAACAAAGTGGAGAGTTTGCGATGGCGACACTCCTCATACGGTAATTCTTACTCTATCCTGACTGACATACTAAgagtaaataatattttctattttattattgtattttcatttttaatat
This is a stretch of genomic DNA from Necator americanus strain Aroian chromosome II, whole genome shotgun sequence. It encodes these proteins:
- a CDS encoding hypothetical protein (NECATOR_CHRII.G8491.T1), coding for MHPAASDECPNDRKNGDEMRSKCEVVCQRQKAVRWVQQRKSGTPAPERSETMTECNGVRGILLHSRLASDSNQVSGARGPQKSVREVQNNDSGRMGNDECVVIANELSPYQDLCGFRSTGGLSLM